One window of Candidatus Binatota bacterium genomic DNA carries:
- a CDS encoding DUF1329 domain-containing protein, with product MSVRTAWSFCCISMKTTQRRLSVTLSVFYSKLIRGDMVTTTIRALFTDPQGVPTRVAPAMMVLPAAAGRGCLFALFALFVAVLWLPLRPASADVAAGDLVDKDNIEEAIEFLHPGLEWCVRRGLVMEIVETGNNSYPAVYDKATEKYQAQVEMAADGRTLINYVAGQPFPLLDPNDPEIARKIMWNYYYNPFLTDDFTIKYFDADTGPITPRGMVIERHFVIEQLRRLMYNGRVHVDPKPEFLPNLEKYRHQESLHPIIEPFDLKGIGSSTARYMNPDRSDDTWLYIPQLRRVRRLSSAQRSDALFGQDIDMDSYGGYSGNPAWFDWRFLGEKTILGAVHGKRWPAHWCEGGGDFVFCDTWEKRDVWVIEGRAHMPTYAYGKRVLFVDKFAFYTPSTDIYDRGLQLWKIWINGINVGRRPFPEAKVSVYDYDTGFIPNITMVDMQLEHATRAALPSHQFPEEEGWYWNMGPKVGLHPDFFTVAELIRTGR from the coding sequence ATGAGTGTTCGGACTGCATGGAGTTTCTGCTGTATCAGCATGAAAACCACCCAGAGAAGGCTGTCCGTGACCTTGTCGGTGTTTTACTCGAAATTGATCAGGGGGGACATGGTCACGACAACGATCAGAGCACTTTTCACTGATCCGCAGGGAGTTCCCACGCGCGTCGCACCGGCGATGATGGTCCTTCCGGCTGCCGCGGGGCGAGGCTGCCTGTTCGCGCTGTTCGCGCTGTTCGTAGCCGTGCTCTGGCTTCCATTACGACCAGCGAGCGCCGACGTTGCGGCAGGCGACCTGGTAGACAAGGACAACATAGAGGAGGCGATAGAGTTTCTGCACCCCGGGCTCGAGTGGTGCGTAAGGCGCGGGCTGGTGATGGAGATCGTCGAGACCGGCAACAATAGCTATCCAGCGGTCTACGATAAAGCGACGGAGAAATACCAGGCCCAGGTCGAGATGGCCGCCGATGGCCGCACCTTGATCAATTACGTCGCCGGCCAGCCCTTCCCGTTACTCGACCCCAATGATCCCGAGATAGCTCGCAAGATCATGTGGAACTACTACTACAACCCCTTTCTGACCGACGATTTTACCATCAAGTACTTTGACGCCGACACCGGGCCCATCACGCCGCGCGGCATGGTGATAGAGCGGCATTTTGTCATCGAACAACTGCGCAGGCTCATGTACAACGGTCGTGTACACGTCGACCCGAAGCCCGAGTTCCTGCCCAACCTCGAGAAGTACCGTCACCAGGAATCCCTGCACCCCATCATTGAACCATTCGACCTCAAGGGCATCGGTTCGTCGACAGCGCGCTATATGAATCCGGATCGTTCGGACGACACCTGGTTGTACATACCGCAACTGCGCAGGGTCAGGCGCTTGTCGTCTGCCCAGCGCAGCGACGCGCTGTTCGGGCAGGACATCGACATGGACAGTTACGGGGGCTACTCGGGAAACCCGGCCTGGTTTGACTGGCGGTTTCTCGGCGAAAAAACGATCCTGGGCGCGGTGCACGGCAAGCGTTGGCCGGCCCACTGGTGCGAAGGCGGCGGCGATTTCGTTTTCTGTGACACCTGGGAAAAGCGAGACGTCTGGGTCATAGAGGGGCGTGCCCACATGCCGACCTACGCTTACGGCAAGCGCGTACTTTTTGTCGACAAATTCGCGTTCTACACGCCGTCCACCGACATCTACGACAGGGGCTTACAGCTCTGGAAAATCTGGATCAACGGCATTAACGTGGGCAGGCGCCCGTTTCCGGAGGCCAAGGTTTCTGTGTACGATTACGACACGGGCTTTATACCGAATATCACCATGGTGGACATGCAGCTCGAGCACGCCACCAGGGCGGCACTGCCCAGCCACCAGTTTCCCGAAGAGGAAGGCTGGTACTGGAACATGGGGCCTAAGGTCGGCCTGCATCCTGATTTTTTTACCGTGGCCGAACTCATCCGCACAGGGCGCTAA
- a CDS encoding ribonuclease HII encodes MAATARSRRYSPEEMIRLERLLWDTGYCHVAGVDEVGVGPLAGPLVAAAVVYPPGSEPLAVADSKVLSAARRVELDGQIRAGAESIGIGRVEEARLDEIGVYQAGLEAMRLAVEQLLPLADYLLVDARRIPGVEQGQSAYKKGDTFIYSVASASIVAKVYRDALMLDAGKRFPGYGFERHMGYGTAEHMTALGELGPCSIHRRSFEPVRKALASMATVADSSPVEAGCLGTTDISEPNEEAL; translated from the coding sequence ATGGCCGCAACCGCTCGCAGCCGGCGGTATTCTCCGGAAGAAATGATTCGCCTCGAGCGGTTACTCTGGGACACGGGCTACTGCCACGTGGCGGGGGTGGACGAAGTCGGGGTAGGGCCGCTGGCCGGTCCCCTGGTGGCCGCCGCCGTGGTCTACCCGCCGGGTAGTGAACCGCTTGCGGTAGCCGATTCCAAGGTGTTGAGCGCCGCGCGGCGGGTGGAGCTCGATGGGCAGATCCGTGCCGGTGCTGAGAGCATTGGGATAGGCCGGGTCGAAGAGGCTCGTCTCGATGAAATTGGTGTGTACCAGGCAGGGCTGGAAGCAATGCGGCTTGCAGTGGAACAACTACTCCCGCTGGCCGACTACCTGCTCGTGGACGCCCGCAGGATACCCGGTGTTGAGCAGGGGCAGTCGGCTTACAAGAAGGGGGATACGTTTATCTATTCGGTGGCCTCGGCCTCTATCGTAGCCAAGGTATACCGTGACGCACTGATGCTCGATGCCGGGAAGCGATTCCCCGGGTACGGATTTGAGCGTCACATGGGTTATGGAACCGCCGAGCACATGACGGCGCTCGGTGAATTGGGGCCTTGCAGCATTCATCGTCGTTCGTTCGAGCCGGTGAGGAAAGCCCTCGCTAGCATGGCTACGGTCGCTGATTCTTCACCTGTCGAGGCCGGTTGCTTGGGAACTACTGACATTTCCGAGCCCAACGAGGAAGCGCTATGA
- a CDS encoding dicarboxylate/amino acid:cation symporter has translation MKEKYLLPAMAVGVFVGTAWGWVGGEAALSTAWIGDLFLDLLRVLVLPLIFCSMVDAVAGLYRMGSFNRIVGLTFSWYLATTVIAVTTGLVVVSIFEPGVGVSLGSSSAPSVQATSVQNIVGSLFTDNLFEAAVSFKVLPVMLFALVFGLALSSAGERAESVRNFFGASTAALLRMVHWLMFVAPLGIAALLAAHLGKAGGGAAFFAEVAAIGKYCFCVVLGLGIHGFIVLPVLLKLLTGRSPFRYAYNLGEALLTAFSTASSSATLALTMDLSEKRNSIRSDTASFVLPLGATVNMDGTALYEAVAVMFIAQATGIEVSFGGQVLIVVTATLASVGAAGIPQAGLVTMVLVLEAVGLPADGISAILAVDWLLDRFRTTVNVWGDAVGAGVVDAQSEGVLHGPV, from the coding sequence ATGAAAGAAAAATACCTGCTACCGGCTATGGCGGTCGGTGTGTTTGTGGGGACGGCCTGGGGCTGGGTAGGTGGCGAGGCTGCGCTCTCTACCGCGTGGATCGGGGATCTCTTTCTCGACCTGCTCCGGGTGCTGGTTCTACCGTTGATCTTCTGTTCGATGGTCGACGCCGTGGCCGGACTGTACCGCATGGGCAGCTTCAATCGTATCGTCGGGCTGACTTTTTCCTGGTACTTGGCGACCACCGTGATCGCGGTTACTACGGGCCTGGTGGTCGTGAGTATCTTTGAACCCGGTGTCGGTGTCTCGTTGGGAAGCAGTTCGGCTCCGAGCGTTCAGGCCACGAGTGTGCAGAATATAGTCGGTAGTCTTTTCACAGACAACCTTTTCGAAGCCGCCGTGTCGTTCAAAGTTCTACCGGTGATGCTGTTTGCGCTGGTCTTCGGCCTGGCACTGTCTTCGGCGGGAGAGCGTGCGGAGTCCGTGAGGAACTTTTTCGGCGCCAGTACCGCGGCCCTGCTGCGCATGGTTCACTGGCTGATGTTTGTCGCTCCGCTGGGTATTGCCGCCCTGCTGGCCGCGCACCTGGGCAAGGCGGGTGGCGGCGCTGCTTTTTTTGCCGAGGTGGCAGCCATCGGCAAGTATTGTTTCTGCGTAGTGCTGGGACTGGGAATACATGGCTTCATCGTATTGCCGGTTCTACTCAAGCTGCTAACCGGGAGATCCCCTTTTCGCTACGCCTATAACCTGGGCGAAGCGCTGCTGACGGCTTTCTCGACAGCCTCGAGCTCGGCAACCCTGGCGCTGACAATGGACCTCTCCGAAAAACGAAATAGCATCCGTTCTGATACGGCCAGCTTCGTTCTGCCGCTGGGCGCGACCGTCAACATGGACGGAACCGCTCTCTACGAGGCAGTTGCCGTGATGTTCATCGCCCAGGCCACGGGCATCGAGGTGTCTTTTGGAGGACAGGTGCTGATCGTTGTCACGGCGACGCTGGCATCGGTCGGCGCGGCGGGTATTCCGCAGGCAGGGTTGGTGACCATGGTGCTTGTACTGGAGGCCGTGGGGCTGCCGGCGGACGGGATATCCGCAATTTTGGCTGTTGATTGGCTGCTTGACCGATTTCGGACAACGGTTAACGTCTGGGGAGACGCCGTCGGAGCGGGGGTGGTTGACGCCCAATCAGAGGGTGTTTTGCACGGCCCCGTGTAA
- a CDS encoding glutathione S-transferase family protein, with protein MTLYDHPNCPFAQKVRIVLAEKELSYETETVDLAAGAQRSPEFRRLNPFGQVPVLVDEEVVVYESSLINEYLNDEYPFPNLLPEDSADRAKARMLEDYADKVFTLPGMSLRWELTVAAGDRNEKKCDTARNAIRSGLAMLNGMLKDKEYIVGYFSIADVSFAPLVLDLASLEMELDLKPPVAEWIARLKSRRSVESLRLVA; from the coding sequence ATGACACTTTATGACCATCCCAACTGCCCGTTCGCACAAAAAGTGCGGATTGTACTGGCAGAAAAAGAACTTTCTTACGAGACCGAGACCGTGGACCTTGCTGCGGGTGCCCAGCGCAGCCCTGAGTTCAGGCGTTTGAATCCCTTCGGGCAGGTTCCAGTCCTGGTCGACGAGGAGGTCGTTGTCTATGAGTCCAGCCTCATAAACGAGTACCTCAACGACGAGTACCCTTTTCCTAATCTCCTGCCCGAGGATTCGGCCGACAGGGCCAAGGCCCGCATGCTCGAAGATTACGCAGACAAGGTTTTTACCCTTCCGGGTATGTCCCTGAGGTGGGAGCTCACGGTAGCGGCTGGGGATCGTAACGAGAAGAAGTGTGACACGGCCCGCAACGCAATCAGGTCCGGCCTGGCCATGCTCAACGGGATGCTCAAAGACAAGGAATACATAGTCGGTTATTTCTCGATCGCTGACGTGTCGTTTGCGCCACTGGTCCTGGACCTGGCTTCCCTTGAAATGGAACTTGATCTCAAGCCACCGGTAGCCGAGTGGATAGCCCGCCTCAAGAGCCGCCGCAGTGTAGAGTCGCTGCGCCTGGTGGCCTGA
- a CDS encoding 4Fe-4S dicluster domain-containing protein: MRRPEELGFRERIYLPAIVGGLFVTGRRFWRNLLGHVLQQLGLHGGSPSVTIQYPDAQLNYGEGYRGAHRLTLKDDGAVNCTACFLCATACPARCINIEAGEHPDNAVEKYPVRYEIDTLRCIYCGYCVEACPCDAIRMDTAVHPGVPGYSRVDFIEDKGQLMGRSRVIENEGRAALMKEHAEQSAGDQPRSASYSS, translated from the coding sequence ATGCGTAGACCTGAGGAGCTCGGGTTTCGGGAGCGAATCTATCTTCCCGCCATCGTCGGGGGCCTGTTCGTCACCGGCAGGCGCTTCTGGCGCAACCTGCTGGGGCACGTCCTCCAGCAGCTGGGCCTTCATGGCGGCTCACCCTCGGTTACAATTCAGTATCCCGATGCCCAGCTAAATTACGGGGAGGGGTATCGCGGTGCCCACCGACTTACCCTCAAAGATGACGGTGCGGTTAACTGCACGGCTTGCTTTCTCTGCGCCACCGCCTGTCCCGCTCGTTGCATTAATATCGAAGCTGGGGAACACCCGGACAACGCCGTTGAGAAATATCCAGTGCGATATGAGATCGACACTTTGCGCTGTATCTACTGCGGTTACTGCGTAGAGGCTTGTCCCTGCGATGCTATACGAATGGATACCGCCGTTCACCCGGGAGTGCCCGGTTACAGCAGGGTCGATTTCATCGAAGACAAGGGCCAGCTGATGGGCCGATCCCGGGTTATTGAGAACGAAGGCCGAGCGGCCCTGATGAAAGAACATGCCGAGCAATCCGCGGGTGACCAGCCCCGCAGTGCTTCGTATTCAAGCTGA
- the moeB gene encoding molybdopterin-synthase adenylyltransferase MoeB, with protein MASTYDEILADARREIPEVTADEAEKLLAAADGHVAVDVREKEEFREGHVPGALSLPRGFLEMQVETKVADHDTPLVVYCQSGVRSMLAARQLKTMGYSSVCSMAGGYGAWKGAGHEWEKDFAFTPEQLERYSRHFLLPEVGEEGQAKLLKARVLCLGAGGLGSPAAYYLAAAGVGTIGIVDDDVVDMSNLQRQILHANDRVGMAKTESAAITLNGLNPDINVVQHRMRLDSSNIMDILKDYDLVVDGCDNFPTRYLVNDACVMTGTPNVHGSIFQFEGQATVFHPGEGPCYRCLFPEPPPPGMAPSCQEAGVLGVLPGLVGCIQALEAMKLILGAGKPLIGRLAHIETLGMEIRLMKLRRDPACPMCGDNPSISELIDYEEFCSLAGGGEADSSADAA; from the coding sequence ATGGCCAGTACCTACGATGAAATCCTAGCTGACGCGCGCCGCGAAATACCCGAGGTCACCGCGGATGAAGCCGAAAAACTGCTGGCTGCCGCGGACGGCCACGTCGCGGTCGACGTGCGCGAAAAAGAAGAATTTCGCGAAGGCCATGTCCCCGGCGCCTTGAGCCTGCCCCGGGGGTTTCTCGAAATGCAGGTCGAAACCAAGGTTGCCGATCACGACACTCCGCTGGTTGTTTACTGCCAGAGTGGGGTGCGGTCCATGCTGGCGGCTCGTCAACTCAAAACCATGGGTTACAGCAGTGTCTGCTCGATGGCCGGGGGCTACGGGGCCTGGAAGGGCGCCGGGCACGAGTGGGAGAAGGATTTCGCTTTCACACCCGAACAACTCGAGAGGTATAGCCGCCATTTTCTCCTGCCCGAGGTCGGCGAGGAAGGGCAGGCCAAGCTGCTCAAGGCCAGGGTGCTTTGCCTTGGCGCGGGCGGTCTCGGCTCGCCGGCGGCTTATTACCTCGCGGCTGCGGGCGTAGGCACCATAGGCATAGTCGATGATGATGTCGTCGATATGTCCAACCTTCAACGACAGATATTGCACGCCAACGACAGGGTGGGCATGGCCAAGACCGAGTCGGCGGCTATCACCCTCAACGGGCTGAACCCGGACATCAACGTCGTGCAGCACCGCATGAGACTCGACTCGAGCAACATCATGGATATTCTCAAGGATTACGATCTCGTGGTCGATGGCTGCGATAATTTTCCTACCCGTTACCTGGTCAACGATGCCTGCGTGATGACCGGCACACCCAACGTGCACGGCAGTATCTTCCAGTTCGAGGGGCAGGCGACCGTTTTTCATCCCGGTGAAGGGCCCTGCTACCGCTGCCTTTTTCCCGAGCCGCCGCCACCGGGCATGGCTCCGAGTTGCCAGGAAGCAGGCGTACTGGGCGTGTTGCCGGGACTGGTCGGATGCATACAGGCGCTGGAGGCCATGAAGTTGATCCTGGGTGCGGGCAAGCCCCTCATCGGCAGACTCGCCCACATAGAAACGTTGGGCATGGAGATCCGCCTGATGAAGCTGCGCCGTGACCCCGCCTGCCCGATGTGCGGCGACAATCCCTCGATAAGCGAGCTTATCGACTACGAGGAGTTCTGCAGCCTGGCGGGTGGAGGCGAGGCCGACAGCAGCGCTGATGCCGCCTGA
- a CDS encoding histidine phosphatase family protein, translating into MPPEATEHASVLLMRHGETDWNIQRRIMGQAAVPLNAKGVEQARVAAGALAQLGVESIIASPLLRAVQTADIVAEESGARVVTDARLGEVKFGRWQGMTFEEIREDPDYAAFLEDPIRRPTPGGETIEMVQLRALAVVEELPPGSRALLISHGDILRSTLCHYLGLALEEFRRIRVDNCAISLIGKGFRGPEVKFVNVVVDEGRAWNSSHWQQPT; encoded by the coding sequence ATGCCGCCTGAAGCTACGGAGCACGCCTCGGTGCTGCTCATGCGGCACGGCGAGACCGATTGGAATATCCAGCGGCGGATAATGGGGCAGGCAGCCGTACCGCTCAACGCCAAGGGCGTTGAGCAGGCTCGCGTCGCGGCCGGGGCGTTGGCGCAATTGGGAGTAGAATCCATCATAGCGAGTCCGCTTCTGCGCGCCGTACAAACAGCCGACATAGTGGCTGAAGAAAGCGGCGCACGGGTTGTGACCGACGCCCGCCTCGGCGAGGTGAAGTTCGGCCGCTGGCAGGGGATGACCTTTGAGGAGATCCGCGAAGACCCCGATTACGCGGCCTTTCTCGAAGACCCGATCCGTCGCCCGACTCCCGGTGGCGAAACAATCGAAATGGTGCAACTGCGGGCACTTGCCGTGGTCGAAGAATTGCCTCCCGGGAGTAGAGCCCTGCTCATTTCGCACGGAGACATCCTGCGTTCTACCCTTTGCCATTACCTGGGCCTCGCGCTCGAGGAATTCAGGCGTATCCGCGTGGATAATTGTGCAATCAGTTTGATAGGCAAAGGCTTTAGGGGGCCGGAGGTCAAATTTGTGAATGTTGTCGTGGACGAGGGCAGGGCCTGGAATTCCAGCCACTGGCAGCAGCCAACCTGA
- a CDS encoding transketolase, producing MSTEELSGLAQELRADSLKMIATAVSGHPGGSLSAAEIMATLYFKELAFRAQEPSWPGRDRFILSKGHAVPVLYAALCRAGCIEEEELSTLRSIDSRLQGHPDHVRLPWIEAATGSLGQGLSVSVGMALAEKLDNENNFRTYCLMGDGEIQAGQVWEAAMSAGKFGLAKLTGIVDYNKVQLDGRVANIMDLEPLADKWQAFGWDVVDVDGHDVDSLLAAYDSARANDQKPTVIIAQTIKGKGVSFMEDTHAWHGKAPDDNELEQALLELGVGAAKDN from the coding sequence TTGTCTACAGAAGAACTCTCAGGTCTGGCGCAGGAATTGCGTGCGGATAGCCTGAAAATGATTGCCACCGCCGTTTCCGGACACCCCGGCGGCTCTCTTTCGGCGGCAGAAATAATGGCCACCCTTTATTTCAAGGAGCTGGCCTTTCGCGCCCAGGAACCGTCATGGCCGGGACGTGACCGCTTCATCCTGTCCAAGGGCCACGCGGTGCCGGTGCTCTACGCGGCACTGTGCCGGGCAGGTTGCATAGAGGAAGAAGAACTCTCGACCCTGCGCAGTATTGACAGCCGCCTGCAGGGGCATCCTGACCACGTGCGCCTGCCCTGGATAGAGGCCGCGACCGGGTCCCTCGGGCAGGGCTTGTCGGTATCGGTGGGTATGGCGCTGGCCGAAAAACTCGACAATGAAAACAACTTTCGTACTTACTGCCTGATGGGTGACGGCGAGATACAGGCGGGGCAGGTTTGGGAAGCGGCTATGTCTGCCGGAAAGTTCGGGCTGGCCAAGCTCACGGGTATAGTCGACTACAATAAAGTCCAACTCGATGGTCGGGTTGCCAATATCATGGACCTCGAGCCGCTGGCTGATAAGTGGCAGGCTTTTGGTTGGGACGTGGTCGACGTGGATGGACACGACGTAGACTCGTTGCTTGCAGCTTACGACAGCGCCAGGGCGAACGATCAAAAACCCACTGTGATTATTGCCCAGACCATCAAGGGTAAGGGCGTGTCTTTCATGGAAGATACACACGCGTGGCATGGCAAGGCCCCCGACGACAATGAGCTCGAGCAAGCGCTGCTGGAACTCGGTGTTGGCGCCGCGAAGGATAACTGA